DNA sequence from the Bacteroidales bacterium genome:
TTTAAATGGCTTTTCACAATTTGGGACACAACAAATTATTTCAACAAATGTAAATGAAGCAACCAGTATTTACTGTGCTGATATTGATGGAGATGGGGATTTAGATATACTTTCTACATCTTGGTTTTATGATGAAGTTTCTTGGTTTGAAAATACTGATGGACAGGGAGCCTTTTCAAATAAACAAACCATTACAAGTAATGCTGACGGTGCAGATTGTGTTCGCGCATTTGATTTAGATGGTGATGGCGATATAGATGTTTTATCTTCTTCATACTACGATAACACAATAGCTTGGTACGAAAATACTGATGGGCAAGGAACTTTTGGGACACAACAAATTATTTCAACAGATTTAATTTATGGTTCGTGGGTTTATGCTAGCGATTTAGATGGAGATAGTGACTTGGATGTAATTTCAGCATCAATAGATGATAATAAAATTGCATGGTATGAAAATACTAATGGACAAGGAACTTTTGGCTCTCAACAAATTATTGCTAATCCAACTCAACCAAATAATGTAATGGCATCTGATTTAGACGGAGATGGAGACAATGATATTCTATT
Encoded proteins:
- a CDS encoding VCBS repeat-containing protein — translated: MKTKITLFILISMSLNGFSQFGTQQIISTNVNEATSIYCADIDGDGDLDILSTSWFYDEVSWFENTDGQGAFSNKQTITSNADGADCVRAFDLDGDGDIDVLSSSYYDNTIAWYENTDGQGTFGTQQIISTDLIYGSWVYASDLDGDSDLDVISASIDDNKIAWYENTNGQGTFGSQQIIANPTQPNNVMASDLDGDGDNDILFDSAEGDYIAWCENTDGQGTFGTMQLISNAVNQPSSIYAIDIDNDGDLDVISSSIQDNKIAWYENTDGLGSFGSQQIISTNANQARYV